A DNA window from Helianthus annuus cultivar XRQ/B chromosome 15, HanXRQr2.0-SUNRISE, whole genome shotgun sequence contains the following coding sequences:
- the LOC110876552 gene encoding probable serine/threonine-protein kinase clkA: protein MANQNSNQNLNENQNQNPNQFQYRGNFNPAQNVQPIPQEQPGGNNKSRPPTPPFQNQNTNNTQRTPQQKNLHRHNSLPNNLDDRNVNSNRRGNRDRGNPENEDPFFNIDDLRNAIPDDAPFSVPGYQSSEHVSIHSEYSNDGGNYNEPVDDDEWGYENRDNIYNDRGFEDDEFGYQNANFVGNDNYGYGNVRNDGYENNRQPRNNIQRNQNDGFYSNNNNNNVNPNRIPHFVGGGNQRGNQGGNRRGDRGGDRRDNRRPVDQEVNGPYRRQQPPRGVNDRFRPVSPTMTL from the coding sequence atggcaaaccaaaaTTCAAATCAAAACCTCAAcgaaaaccaaaaccaaaatccgAACCAATTCCAATACCGAGGAAACTTCAATCCCGCTCAAAATgtccaacctatacctcaagagcaaccgggtggtaaTAACAAATCtagaccacccacaccacctttccaaaaccaaaacaccaacaaTACCCAAAGAACACCCCAACAAAAAAACCTTCACCGACATAACTCCTTACCCAataaccttgatgatcggaatgttaATTCCAACCGTAGAGGTAACCGAGATCGTGGCAATCCTGAGAATGAAGATCCATTCTTTAATATCGATGACTTGAGAAATGCTATCCCGGATGATGCACCGTTTAGTGTTCCCGGATACCAATCGTCAGAACATGTGAGTATTCACTCGGAATACTCGAATGACGGGGGTAATTATAATGAACCGGTAGATGATGACGAATGGGGTTATGAGAATCGGGACAACATCTACAATGATAGAGGTTTTGAAGATGACGAGTTTGGCTACCAAAATGCCAACTTTGTGGGGAATGATAACTATGGGTACGGGAATGTGAGAAATGACGGTTACGAaaacaaccgtcaaccacgaaACAATATTCAAAGGAACCAGAATGATGGGTTTTAcagcaacaataacaacaacaatgttaaccctaaccggattcctcatTTCGTGGGAGGAGGTAATCAAAGAGGTAATCAAGGTGGAAACCGAAGAGGTGATAGGGGAGGTGATAGAAGGGATAATCGAAGGCCGGTGGATCAAGAAGTTAACGGTCCGtatcgtcgtcaacaacctccacggggagtaaatgaccgttttAGGCCGGTGTCACCGACAATGACTCTCTAA